From Oryza brachyantha chromosome 9, ObraRS2, whole genome shotgun sequence, a single genomic window includes:
- the LOC102710236 gene encoding probable anion transporter 4, chloroplastic encodes MAMGAVLSSRTFASPPSSASASASGKQHEMKYRTSPQNKRTCSSAPGDKFSRLIARITLFQVRNISKSSALERLQLSGQFHQPVLDPSRDYLTRRFYNASLKRRRVECFVSSDPINTGWLKPRRWENFTSLETACAHPEYKIPGRTRADCKAEQYEITGSPLSPSDAPAEAVLIGDTNEISPWWQQFPKRWTVVLLCFFAFLLCNMDRVNMSIAILPMSSEFGWSPATVGLIQSSFFWGYLLTQILGGIWADRFGGKIVLGFGVVWWSIATILTPIAAKIGLPCLLVMRAFMGIGEGVAMPAMNNILSKWVPVSERSRSLALVYSGMYLGSVTGLAFSPLLISRFGWPSVFYAFGSLGSIWFALWQRKAHSSPSEDPELTKAEKRYILGGSTLREPVTSIPWKLILSKPPVWALIISHFCHNWGTFILLTWMPTYYNQVLKFNLTESGLLCVLPWLTMAVFANIGGWIADTLVERGFSITNVRKIMQSIGFLGPAIFLTLLSKVQTPAMAVLCMACSQGSDAFSQSGLYSNHQDIGPRYAGVLLGMSNTAGVLAGVFGTAATGYILQKGSWDSVFKVAVVLYIVGTVVWNVFSTGEKVIE; translated from the exons ATGGCTATGGGAGCCGTGCTCTCCAGCAGGACCttcgcctctcctccctcctcggcCTCAGCCTCAGCCTCAG GAAAGCAGCATGAGATGAAATACCGTACATCACCACAAAACAAGCGTACCTGTTCCTCAGCTCCCGGAGATAAATTTAGCCGACTCATTGCTCGGATCACCCTTTTCCAAGTCCGTAATATTTCCAAGAGCTCTGCACTGGAAAGATTGCAACTTTCTGGTCAATTCCACCAGCCTGTGCTTGACCCTTCTAGAGATTACTTGACCAGGAGGTTTTACAATGCAAGCCTCAAGAGGCGGCGGGTTGAGTGCTTTGTGTCTTCAGACCCAATAAACACTGGCTGGCTAAAACCAAGGAGGTGGGAAAACTTCACTAGTTTGGAGACTGCTTGTGCCCATCCAGAGTACAAAATACCAGGAAGAACACGCGCTGACTGTAAAGCAGAGCAATATGAGATAACAGGATCACCATTGAGCCCTTCTGATGCCCCCGCTGAGGCAGTTCTTATTGGAGATACAAACGAGATTTCTCCCTGGTGGCAGCAGTTCCCAAAGCGCTGGACTGTCGTTCTCTTGTGCTTCTTTGCGTTCCTTCTTTGCAACATGGACCGT GTTAATATGAGTATCGCGATCCTTCCAATGTCATCAGAATTCGGATGGAGTCCAGCAACTGTAGGCCTAATACAGTCATCGTTCTTTTGGGGTTATCTTCTTACGCAG ATCCTTGGAGGTATATGGGCCGACAGGTTTGGTGGTAAGATAGTGCTAGGATTTGGGGTTGTATGGTGGTCAATTGCAACAATTCTTACACCCATTGCTGCAAAGATTGGGCTTCCATGCCTACTTGTCATGCGGGCTTTCATGGGGATAGGAGAG GGCGTTGCCATGCCAGCCATGAACAACATACTCTCCAAATGGGTCCCAGTTTCAGAGAGAAGCAGATCTCTTGCATTAGTGTACAGTGGAATGTACCTTGGCTCAGTGACTGGCCTAGCCTTTTCACCTCTCTTGATCAGCAGATTCGGTTGGCCTTCTGTTTTTTATGCATTCGGGTCCCTTGGAAGCAtctggtttgcactttggcaAAGAAAG GCACACAGCTCCCCGAGTGAAGATCCAGAACTAACTAAAGCCGAAAAGAGGTATATTTTAGGTGGCAGCACCTTGAGAGAGCCTGTCACCTCCATACCATGGAAGCTGATTCTATCAAAGCCTCCAGTTTGGGCTCTTATAATATCACATTTTTGCCACAATTGGGGAACCTTCATTCTTCTGACATGGATGCCTACATACTACAACCAG GTTCTTAAGTTCAATCTTACTGAATCTGGGCTTTTATGTGTCTTGCCGTGGTTGACAATGGCTGTATTTGCTAATATTGGTGGCTGGATTGCTGACACTCTTGTTGAGAGGGGGTTTTCCATAACGAATGTTCGTAAG ATCATGCAATCGATTGGTTTCCTTGGACCAGCCATATTCTTGACACTGCTGAGCAAAGTCCAAACCCCAGCCATGGCTGTATTGTGTATGGCATGCAGTCAG GGGAGTGATGCTTTTTCACAGTCTGGGCTGTATTCAAATCACCAAGACATAGGGCCACGTTACGCA GGGGTACTTCTTGGGATGTCAAACACTGCTGGCGTGCTTGCAGGAGTTTTTGGTACTGCTGCCACTGGCTACATTCTTCAGAAAG GTTCTTGGGATAGTGTGTTTAAGGTGGCTGTCGTGCTGTACATAGTAGGGACAGTGGTGTGGAACGTGTTTTCAACTGGCGAGAAAGTTATTGAATGA
- the LOC102709675 gene encoding uncharacterized protein LOC102709675 codes for MPHVRSSPVGDLPGWPLFSPPKLQLQKCTKCSREFCSSITYRRHTRVHRRTLQIEKDFLKNRDNIAAFWDKLTLDQAKTILSLADVDIESVTGPSVLTALSSWMCKPGYASLPLAYARAGNQLLDLIETMASRLPVSSNELFSLLDDASENTFLCTNPTACIQKFIFNGEADKVATELKNAVACTSYMLEQKLVEAWSADKAAEALRCQKLLVEEEEAAQKRQAELIERKRMKKLRQKEQRLKDFKDEDVTDHLPGPVDGTTDSCGIPILKNTSDPGQLEDPQYLCLPTPVASEDNSNFVDLSVQYGVHDPGHEVNSGVVSGQQAFSRHRPGRTENLAHNNSATGSAIGSKLPGLARHSHYRGPNVGTASNRNKTWAWKVRTEIEENILKDELNIDDRQEIVLNKKSRVLIGSISVDIEEGRDDIQCSKEYPTPVSQLSIDNHPVMKVMQPVSHGEDGNGYTAQNAQNDVDGNITPEAENHSSSGVMLDGSSCSSCVNPGLMEGGGLLGAIFSSKEAAAFLSQRWKEAITADHVKHEGSQKGKKKKEIFSTSPLSTSTSTRRSRIEKAKEGRKMMSWVSLWRRGASGFSWSSTAEEVTAGLSAAGLTAVVTGASSGIGAETARVLALRGAHVVMAVRNLAAAQAVRDAILADAPAATTLDLMELDLSSMDSVRAFASDFAAKGLPLNILINNAGVMATPFSLSKDGIELQFATNHVGHFLLTHLLLEKMKKTSRESNVEGRIVNVSSEGHRFAYREGIRFAKINDESEYNTIGAYGQSKLANILHANELTRRFKDEGVNITANSLHPGSIITNLLRHHSILDVLHRTLGKLVLKNAQQGAATTCYAALHPQVKGVSGKYFCDSNVYEASEKGKDMELAKRLWEYSIELIT; via the exons ATGCCCCACGTTAGGTCCTCCCCTGTCGGAGATCTTCCAGGATGGCCATTGTTTTCGCCTCCTAAGCTGCAGTTGCAAAAGTGTACCAAGTGTTCCAGGGAATTTTGCTCCTCAATCACCTATAGGCGCCATACTCGTGTTCACCGCCGAACTCTCCAAATTGAAAAg GATTTCCTGAAGAATAGAGACAATATTGCTGCATTCTGGGATAAA CTTACGTTGGATCAAGCCAAAACAATTTTGTCCTTGGCGGATGTGGATATAGAG aGTGTCACCGGTCCTTCTGTTTTAACAGCACTATCCTCATGGATGTGTAAGCCAGGGTATGCTTCATTACCGCTCGCATATGCCAGAGCTGGCAATCAACTTCTG GACCTAATTGAAACAATGGCTTCACGGCTACCTGTATCATCGAATGAACTATTTAGCTTGCTCGATGACGCAAGTGAGAATACGTTTCTCTGTACTAACCCAACTGCAtgtatacaaaagtttatatttaatggaGAGGCTGACAAAGTTGCAACCGAGTTGAAAAATGCTGTTGCATGCACTAGTTACATGCTTGAACAAAAACTG GTCGAAGCATGGTCTGCTGATAAGGCTGCTGAAGCATTGAGATGCCAGAAGTTGCTtgtggaggaagaggaagctgCTCAGAAAAG GCAAGCTGAACTGATAGAAAGGAAACGTATGAAGAAGCTGAGGCAGAAAGAACAGAGACTGAAAGACTTCAAGGATGAGGATGTTACAGACCATTTACCTGGACCTGTGGATGGCACAACAGATTCTTGTGGAATACCAATTCTTAAGAACACTTCAGATCCGGGCCAGCTAGAAGATCCACAGTATCTTTGTTTGCCAACTCCAGTTGCTTCAGAAGATAATAGTAATTTTGTTGACTTGTCTGTACAATATGGCGTTCATGATCCAGGCCATGAAGTGAATTCAGGTGTTGTTTCAGGTCAACAAGCCTTTTCTAGACATCGTCCAGGCAGAACAGAAAACCTTGCCCACAATAACTCTGCCACTGGTTCTGCGATTGGTTCAAAGCTTCCAGGTTTAGCAAGGCATTCACACTACAGGGGTCCAAATGTCGGTACAGCATcaaatagaaacaaaacatGGGCATGGAAAGTGCGAACTGAGATTGAAGAAAACATCCTAAAAGATGAGTTGAATATAGATGATAGGCAAGAGATTGTTCTGAACAAAAAGTCCCGTGTATTAATAGGATCCATAAGTGTTGACATTGAAGAAGGCAGGGATGATATCCAGTGTTCCAAGGAATACCCAACACCTGTTTCTCAATTAAGTATTGACAACCATCCTGTAATGAAGGTGATGCAGCCAGTTAGCCATGGAGAAGATGGAAACGGATACACTGCTCAGAATGCTCAGAATGATGTTGATGGTAATATTACTCCAGAAGCAGAGAATCATTCTTCATCTGGCGTCATGCTTGATGGAAGCAGTTGTTCAAGCTGCGTCAACCCAGGGTTGATGGAGGGTGGAGGCTTACTAGGCGCCATATTTTCCAGTAAAGAAGCAGCTGCATTTCTTTCTCAAA GATGGAAGGAAGCAATTACCGCAGACCATGTGAAG catgAAGGTagccaaaaaggaaaaaaaaaaaaagaaatcttcTCCACTAGTCCACTctctactagtactagtactcgGAGGAGTAGAATAGAGAAGgcgaaggaaggaaggaagatgATGTCGTGGGTGTCGTTGTGGCGGAGGGGGGCCTCGGGCTTCTCCTGGTCCTCCACCGCCGAGGAGGTCACCGCCGGCCTCTCCGCCGCAGgcctcaccgccgtcgtcaccggcGCCTCCAGCGGCATCGGCGCCGAGACGGCGCGCGTCCTCGCCCTCCGCGGGGCCCACGTCGTCATGGCCGTCCGGAACCTGGCCGCCGCGCAGGCCGTGCGCGACGccatcctcgccgacgcgcccgccgccaccaccctgGACCTCATGGAGCTCGACCTCTCCTCCATGGACTCCGTCCGCGCCTTCGCCTCCGACTTCGCCGCCAAGGGTCTCCCCCTCAACATCCTCAt CAATAATGCTGGGGTGATGGCaactcctttctctctctcaaagGATGGTATTGAGTTGCAATTTGCAACGAACCATGTTG GTCACTTTCTTTTGACACATCTTCTCTTggagaaaatgaaaaagactTCTCGTGAATCAAATGTGGAAGGAAGAATTGTTAACGTTTCATCCGAGGGGCACAGGTTCGCATATCGGGAAGGCATCCGTTTTGCCAAGATAAATGATGAGTCAGA GTACAACACCATTGGAGCATATGGGCAGTCCAAGCTTGCAAACATTTTGCATGCCAATGAACTTACTAGGAGATTTAAG GATGAGGGTGTTAACATCACTGCAAATTCTCTTCACCCTGGTTCAATCATCACGAACCTTCTTCGTCACCACAGTATCCTAGATg TTCTTCATCGGACACTTGGCAAATTGGTGCTTAAAAATGCTCAGCAG GGGGCGGCCACCACATGCTATGCCGCGCTGCATCCACAGGTGAAGGGCGTGTCCGGCAAGTACTTTTGCGACAGTAATGTTTACGAGGCGAGTGAGAAAGGGAAGGACATGGAGCTGGCCAAGAGGCTGTGGGAATACAGCATCGAGCTCATCACCTGA
- the LOC102709397 gene encoding U-box domain-containing protein 33-like isoform X1: MDEEEIHIAVGKNFRKEKANILWAAARFARATIVLVHVHWPSKWMPFMGSKVLYKFADEKEKEMHRTKETDAMVKMLSRYKNLCGTRKVRVHYLSHDDVLAGVVNLIKKLKIKRIVIGSRSMSKEAMLLKCCQVWVVINGKHMSTSNDHLEHTGSIGYGGSPESLASIHELSDDSNGYITPPSDFADEIIYDDGITQMDGTDELAMCGVQEAEAEEEEIIETGEQISYEEVEQFPQEIAHQTDEIQSFRSVSERAEELMEEIDKLQRKLKELQEEDHGILSPRQKLGAASSLKKEKSLSTPPRYPELQLPEHIARLSMAKISEATENFNSRNLIGEGGYGPVYRGKLGGVAVAIKLLRPHPHGGKQGFPEYKQEVMVLSRVKHPHIVKLMGVCPETCCLVYEHLPNGSLLDSLAKRPKPQPLSWKDRVRILAEQRSALAYLHSCRPHAIIHADLKLTNILLDAANGSRLGDFGTARTVHVKPLQDEEDTICRRTNPMGTTGYMDPLFFITGELTAESDVYAFGVVILQVLTGLPHVNIAEQVREAIRMDAVHCVLDASAGSWPEVQADKLLRLALRCCSLERKRRPAITCDAEWRSLDILQRMAKAQTKSWKRTPHGCGS, encoded by the exons ATGGACGAGGAAGAGATTCATATCGCAGTAGGGAAGAACTTCAGAAAGGAGAAGGCTAACATCCTATGGGCTGCTGCAAGGTTCGCAAGGGCCACTATAGTTCTTGTTCATGTTCACTGGCCTTCCAAGTGGATGCCCTTCA TGGGTAGCAAAGTTTTATACAAGTTTGCAGAtgaaaaggagaaggagatgCATAGAACCAAAGAAACGGACGCTATGGTCAAGATGTTATCACGATACAAAAACCTTTGTGGCACAAGAAAG GTTAGGGTACATTACCTTTCACATGATGATGTTCTTGCTGGTGTTGTAAACCTGATAAAGAAGCTCAAAATTAAGAGAATTGTCATCGGTTCAAG GAGCATGTCAAAGGAAGCGATGCTTCTTAAATGCTGTCAGGTTTGGGTGGTTATCAATGGAAAACACATGTCTACTAG CAATGATCATCTGGAGCATACTGGAAGCATTGGGTATGGGGGGAGCCCTGAATCCTTGGCATCTATACATGAGCTGAGTGATGATTCGAATGGATACATAACACCCCCAAGTGATTTT GCAgatgaaataatttatgacGATGGGATTACTCAAATGGACGGTACTGATGAATTAGCAATG TGTGGTGTGCAGGAAGCTGAAGCAGAGGAAGAGGAAATCATAGAAACAGGGGAACAGATTTCTTACGAGGAGGTGGAGCAGTTTCCCCAAGAGATTGCTCACCAAACTGATGAGATACAGAGTTTCAGAAGTGTATCTGAAAGAGCTGAAGAACTGATG GAAGAAATAGACAAACTCCAAAGGAAACTGAAAGAGCTGCAAGAGGAGGATCATGGCATCTTGTCACCTAGGCAAAAGCTGGGTGCTGCTTCATCactgaagaaggagaagagccTATCAACACCACCAAGATACCCAGAGCTGCAACTTCCAGAACATATCGCACGCCTGTCCATGGCAAAGATAAGCGAAGCAACGGAGAACTTCAACTCAAGGAATCTGATAGGTGAAGGAGGCTACGGTCCAGTGTACAGGGGGAAACTAggtggcgtggcggtggcCATCAAGCTGCTGAGACCCCATCCCCATGGCGGCAAACAAGGCTTCCCGGAGTACAAGCAGGAG GTAATGGTGCTGAGTAGAGTGAAGCATCCGCACATTGTGAAGCTGATGGGAGTGTGCCCGGAGACATGCTGCCTGGTGTACGAGCACCTCCCAAATGGCAGCCTCCTCGACAGCCTCGCCAAGCGGCCCAAGCCCCAGCCCCTCTCGTGGAAGGACCGCGTCAGGATCCTCGCCGAGCAGCGCTCCGCACTCGCCTACCTCCACTCCTGCCGCCCCCACGCCATCATCCACGCCGACCTCAAGCTCACCAACATCCTCCTCGACGCCGCCAATGGCAGCCGCCTTGGCGACTTCGGCACGGCGCGCACGGTGCACGTGAAGCCGCTGCAGGATGAGGAGGACACCATCTGCCGCCGCACCAACCCCATGGGCACCACGGGTTACATGGACCCCCTCTTCTTCATCACCGGCGAGCTCACCGCGGAGTCCGACGTCTACGCCTTCGGCGTCGTCATCCTCCAGGTGCTCACCGGCCTCCCCCACGTCAACATCGCCGAACAGGTGCGCGAGGCCATCAGGATGGACGCCGTGCACTGCGTGCTGGACGCCTCCGCCGGGAGCTGGCCGGAGGTGCAGGCCGACAAGCTGCTCCGGCTGGCGCTGCGGTGCTGCAGCCTGGAGCggaagcggcggccggcgatcACGTGCGACGCAGAGTGGAGATCGCTTGACATTTTGCAGCGCATGGCAAAGGCACAAACCAAATCTTGGAAACGGACTCCCCATGGATGCGGAAGCTAA
- the LOC102709397 gene encoding U-box domain-containing protein 33-like isoform X2: MDEEEIHIAVGKNFRKEKANILWAAARFARATIVLVHVHWPSKWMPFMGSKVLYKFADEKEKEMHRTKETDAMVKMLSRYKNLCGTRKVRVHYLSHDDVLAGVVNLIKKLKIKRIVIGSRSMSKEAMLLKCCQVWVVINGKHMSTSNDHLEHTGSIGYGGSPESLASIHELSDDSNGYITPPSDFADEIIYDDGITQMDGTDELAMEAEAEEEEIIETGEQISYEEVEQFPQEIAHQTDEIQSFRSVSERAEELMEEIDKLQRKLKELQEEDHGILSPRQKLGAASSLKKEKSLSTPPRYPELQLPEHIARLSMAKISEATENFNSRNLIGEGGYGPVYRGKLGGVAVAIKLLRPHPHGGKQGFPEYKQEVMVLSRVKHPHIVKLMGVCPETCCLVYEHLPNGSLLDSLAKRPKPQPLSWKDRVRILAEQRSALAYLHSCRPHAIIHADLKLTNILLDAANGSRLGDFGTARTVHVKPLQDEEDTICRRTNPMGTTGYMDPLFFITGELTAESDVYAFGVVILQVLTGLPHVNIAEQVREAIRMDAVHCVLDASAGSWPEVQADKLLRLALRCCSLERKRRPAITCDAEWRSLDILQRMAKAQTKSWKRTPHGCGS, encoded by the exons ATGGACGAGGAAGAGATTCATATCGCAGTAGGGAAGAACTTCAGAAAGGAGAAGGCTAACATCCTATGGGCTGCTGCAAGGTTCGCAAGGGCCACTATAGTTCTTGTTCATGTTCACTGGCCTTCCAAGTGGATGCCCTTCA TGGGTAGCAAAGTTTTATACAAGTTTGCAGAtgaaaaggagaaggagatgCATAGAACCAAAGAAACGGACGCTATGGTCAAGATGTTATCACGATACAAAAACCTTTGTGGCACAAGAAAG GTTAGGGTACATTACCTTTCACATGATGATGTTCTTGCTGGTGTTGTAAACCTGATAAAGAAGCTCAAAATTAAGAGAATTGTCATCGGTTCAAG GAGCATGTCAAAGGAAGCGATGCTTCTTAAATGCTGTCAGGTTTGGGTGGTTATCAATGGAAAACACATGTCTACTAG CAATGATCATCTGGAGCATACTGGAAGCATTGGGTATGGGGGGAGCCCTGAATCCTTGGCATCTATACATGAGCTGAGTGATGATTCGAATGGATACATAACACCCCCAAGTGATTTT GCAgatgaaataatttatgacGATGGGATTACTCAAATGGACGGTACTGATGAATTAGCAATG GAAGCTGAAGCAGAGGAAGAGGAAATCATAGAAACAGGGGAACAGATTTCTTACGAGGAGGTGGAGCAGTTTCCCCAAGAGATTGCTCACCAAACTGATGAGATACAGAGTTTCAGAAGTGTATCTGAAAGAGCTGAAGAACTGATG GAAGAAATAGACAAACTCCAAAGGAAACTGAAAGAGCTGCAAGAGGAGGATCATGGCATCTTGTCACCTAGGCAAAAGCTGGGTGCTGCTTCATCactgaagaaggagaagagccTATCAACACCACCAAGATACCCAGAGCTGCAACTTCCAGAACATATCGCACGCCTGTCCATGGCAAAGATAAGCGAAGCAACGGAGAACTTCAACTCAAGGAATCTGATAGGTGAAGGAGGCTACGGTCCAGTGTACAGGGGGAAACTAggtggcgtggcggtggcCATCAAGCTGCTGAGACCCCATCCCCATGGCGGCAAACAAGGCTTCCCGGAGTACAAGCAGGAG GTAATGGTGCTGAGTAGAGTGAAGCATCCGCACATTGTGAAGCTGATGGGAGTGTGCCCGGAGACATGCTGCCTGGTGTACGAGCACCTCCCAAATGGCAGCCTCCTCGACAGCCTCGCCAAGCGGCCCAAGCCCCAGCCCCTCTCGTGGAAGGACCGCGTCAGGATCCTCGCCGAGCAGCGCTCCGCACTCGCCTACCTCCACTCCTGCCGCCCCCACGCCATCATCCACGCCGACCTCAAGCTCACCAACATCCTCCTCGACGCCGCCAATGGCAGCCGCCTTGGCGACTTCGGCACGGCGCGCACGGTGCACGTGAAGCCGCTGCAGGATGAGGAGGACACCATCTGCCGCCGCACCAACCCCATGGGCACCACGGGTTACATGGACCCCCTCTTCTTCATCACCGGCGAGCTCACCGCGGAGTCCGACGTCTACGCCTTCGGCGTCGTCATCCTCCAGGTGCTCACCGGCCTCCCCCACGTCAACATCGCCGAACAGGTGCGCGAGGCCATCAGGATGGACGCCGTGCACTGCGTGCTGGACGCCTCCGCCGGGAGCTGGCCGGAGGTGCAGGCCGACAAGCTGCTCCGGCTGGCGCTGCGGTGCTGCAGCCTGGAGCggaagcggcggccggcgatcACGTGCGACGCAGAGTGGAGATCGCTTGACATTTTGCAGCGCATGGCAAAGGCACAAACCAAATCTTGGAAACGGACTCCCCATGGATGCGGAAGCTAA